A DNA window from Hypomesus transpacificus isolate Combined female chromosome 24, fHypTra1, whole genome shotgun sequence contains the following coding sequences:
- the pold2 gene encoding DNA polymerase delta subunit 2 — MFSELSAQGESSPSLLCRPGSEERGPVFERVEPAFSSCAERFKLGERSFNRQYAHIYATRLMQINPLLTERAKQKWGDDVLMRKLCDLQMGEQCCIVGTLFKHMELQPSILKEISEEHNLLPQPARTKYISQSDELILEDELQRIKLEGNINADKFVTGSVIAIYGAEKNYGKFTVEDFCMADLPPQSPRPTLNSDRFVLLASGLGLGGTDADSMLALQLLVDMVTGQLGDQGEQSGAATISRVLLAGNLLSQSTQDKDASTRAKYLTKKTQASSVDAMKLLDEMLIQLVGSVPVDVMPGQYDPTNFTLPQQPMHRCMFPLSSPYPTLRLVSNPYQADIHGLRFLGTSGQNVCDIKRYSSMDDHLEILENTLRLRHLAPTAPDTLGCYPFYQKDPFILEECPHVYFSGSAPSLQSKRFTGSDGQDVLLIAIPEFCSTRAACLVNLRTLECEPISFSSFSANDDEDSEMNISH, encoded by the exons ATGTTCTCCGAACTCAGCGCCCAGGGGGAGAGCTCGCCCTCCCTGCTTTGTAGACCTGGCTCAGAGGAGAGGGGCCCCGTGTTCGAGCGGGTGGAGCCAGCCTTCTCTTCCTGCGCAGAGCGCTTCAAGTTGGGGGAGCGGAGCTTCAACCGCCAGTATGCTCACATCTACGCCACCAGGCTAATGCAGATAAACCCACTGCTGACTGAGAGAGCCAAGCAGAAATGGG gagATGACGTTCTGATGAGGAAACTTTGCGACCTGCAGATGGGAGAGCAGTGTTGCATTGTGGGAACCCTGTTCAAGCACATGGAGCTGCAGCCGTCCATTCTGAAGGAGATCAGCGAGGAG CACAACCTCCTTCCCCAGCCGGCACGCACCAAGTACATCAGCCAATCAGACGAGCTGATACTAGAGGATGAGCTACAGAGGATCAAGCTGGAGGGGAACATCAACGCAGACAAGTTTGTCACAG gTAGTGTGATTGCAATATACGGGGCAGAGAAGAATTATGGCAAGTTCACAGTGGAGGATTTCTGTATGGCCGACCTCCCCCCTCAGTCCCCAAGGCCAACTCTAAACTCAGacag GTTTGTGCTCCTGGCGTCCGGCCTGGGTCTGGGCGGCACCGACGCAGACAGCATGCTGGCTCTGCAGCTGCTGGTCGACATGGTAACGGGCCAGCTGGGAGACCAGGGCGAGCAGAGCGGCGCGGCGACCATCTCCAGGGTGCTCCTGGCTGGGAACCTGCTGAGTCAGAGCACCCAGGACAAAGACGCCTCCACCAGG gccAAGTACTTGACAAAGAAGACCCAGGCAAGCAGTGTGGATGCCATGAAACTGCTGGACGAGATGCTAATACAGCTGGTG gGCTCAGTACCAGTGGATGTGATGCCAGGCCAGTATGATCCCACTAACTTCACCCTCCCCCAGCAGCCCATGCACCGCTGCatgttccccctctcctccccctacccCACCCTGCGGCTGGTCTCCAACCCGTACCAGGCCGACATACACGGCCTCcg CTTCCTGGGGACGTCTGGCCAGAACGTGTGCGACATTAAGAGATACAGCAGCATGGACGACCATCTGGAGATCCTGGAGAACACACTCCGTCTGAGGCACCTGGCCCCCACCGCACCCGACACACtgg gctGCTATCCGTTCTACCAGAAGGATCCTTTCATCCTGGAGGAGTGTCCTCATGTCTACTTCAGTGGCagcgccccctccctccagtccaaACGCTTCACAG GTTCTGACGGTCAGGATGTCCTCCTGATAGCCATCCCAGAATTCTGCAGCACACGGGCGGCCTGTCTGGTGAACCTGCGCACGCTGGAATGCGAGCCAATCAgcttctcctccttttccgccaACGATGACGAGGACAGCGAGATGAATATCAGCCACTGA
- the aebp1b gene encoding inactive carboxypeptidase-like protein X2: TTTTTPVPTTEPVIPTEPPTEPEAYPDYPFPDEGDDYWKPEEGTEETDAPVTDPYDDYWKPEEGTEETDAPVTDPYDDYWKPEEGVEETDAPVTDPYDDYWRGEETTVFPTVVDGKVKIDDGDYWDATFEAPEQLPFPEGEEVSPTDKEDFTITELPSAEPPFERNWYDEYDYGRPNKEDEKKERERLEKEREREEQERAQRRREQEERAKKRPRIFKEPKKCPPLGMESHKVEADQLLSSSMSQYRFSTHRARLNMQGSEDEDDMRGGAWCANPEDKIHWFEIDARRATEFTGVITQGRDSGNETDFVTSYFVAFSNDSREWITIHDGYSDWLFFGNSDQHTPVLNQFAMPMLARYIRVIPQSWNGSLCMRLEVLGCSVPDPDAVHYRQNEVTPVDYLDFKHHNYSAMVTLMKSVGDECPNITSVYSLGLSSEGRDILAMVLSDKPTEHETGEPEFRFTAGLHGNEAVGREMVLLLMQYLCKEYKDGNPRVRRLVEGIRIHLVPSLNPDGQEKALLAGSELSGWTTGHWTADGHDIFQNFPDLNSVLWEAEDRGMVPKITPNHHVPISGDLERNSSISVETRHIISWMESIPFVLGANLQGGEKVVAYPYDNMRLAKKADSHDQRTHSRKKRQYEEEGYDVTEWGRGYQEEPDWRDRGHREEPEEDWRIQGHGHESYGHESHGGEGYDHRGYEHGGYEREGYEHGGYEHGGHEGYGQREEEEDDRGRGGYRDSEPEDEPRATADASLFRWLAISYASTHLSMTRSHHGGCHGNDVTGGQGIVNRARWKPVAGSMNDFSYLHTNCFELSMFLGCDKFPHQTELLSEWENNREAMLIFMEQVHRGIRGIVKDQEGNALGNATVSVEGVSHDVTTGVSGDYWRLLNPGEYRVTVRAEGFSPLTKLCVVGYEPGATACSFTLAKSNWDRIKQIMALHGNKPIRLLSHGNGGSRRNTEVGGNRRPAFGNGGVAVDPEMRRMRLRKLRLARLRRLRQERLMRATTTSPPTTTTVATTTESTTAWYDFPWDKSTSEGFTDSILDYNYEIKVDDY; this comes from the exons actaccaccaccacccctgtccccaccacagagccag tGATTCCGACTGAACCGCCCACAGAGCCTGAGGCTTACCCAGATTACCCCTTCCCAGATGAAG GGGACGACTACTGGAAGCCTGAGGAGGGGACGGAGGAGACCGATGCCCCGGTCACAGACCCCTACGACGACTACTGGAAGCCTGAGGAGGGGACGGAGGAGACCGATGCCCCGGTCACAGACCCCTACGACGACTACTGGAAGcctgaggagggggtggaggagactgACGCCCCGGTCACAGACCCCTACGACGactactggagaggagaggagaccacaGTCTTCCCCACAGTGGTGGACGGGAAGGTGAAGATTGACGACGGAGACTACTGGGACGCCACAT tcgAGGCTCCTGAGCAGCTTCCCTTcccggagggggaggaggtgagcccCACAGACAAGGAAGACTTCACCATCACAG AGCTGCCCTCTGCTGAGCCTCCTTTTGAACGTAACTGGTATGATGAGTATGACTATGGACGAC CAAACAAGGAGGACGaaaagaaagagcgagagagacttgagaaggagagagagagagaggagcagg AGAGAgcgcagagaaggagagagcaggaggagagagccaaGAAGAGACCGCGCATCTTTAAAGAGCCAAAGA AATGTCCTCCTCTAGGGATGGAGTCTCACAAGGTTGAGGCAGACCAGCTCCTGTCCTCTTCCATGTCTCAGTACCGCTTCTCCACACACAGGGCCCGACTCAACATGCAG GGTTCTGAGGATGAGGACGACATGAGGGGCGGGGCCTGGTGTGCAAACCCCGAGGATAAGATCCACTGGTTTGAGATTGACGCTCGGAGAGCCACGGAGTTCACCGGGGTCATCACCCAGGGAAGAGACTCCGGCAACGA GACAGACTTTGTGACATCGTACTTCGTAGCCTTCAGTAATGACAGCAGGGAGTGGATCACCATCCATGACGGCTACTCTGACTGG TTGTTCTTTGGGAACAGTGACCAGCACACTCCGGTGCTGAACCAGTTTGCTATGCCCATGTTGGCGCGCTACATCAGGGTGATCCCACAGAGCTGGAATGGCAGTCTGTGCATGAGACTGGAGGTCCTGGGCTGCTCTGtgcctg ATCCAGATGCCGTCCACTACAGACAGAATGAAGTGACCCCGGTAGACTACCTGGACTTCAAACACCACAACTACTCTGCCATGGTTACG ctGATGAAGTCTGTGGGGGATGAGTGTCCCAACATCACCAGTGTGTACAGTCTGGGCCTCAGCTCTGAGGGACGGGACATCCTGGCCATGGTCCTGTCTGACAAGCCCACAGAGCATGAGACAG gTGAGCCGGAGTTCCGCTTCACGGCGGGTCTCCACGGTAACGAGGCTGTGGGTCGGGAGATGGTTCTGCTTCTGATGCAGTACCTGTGTAAGGAGTACAAAGACGGAAACCCGCGAGTGCGCCGCCTGGTGGAGGGAATACGCATACACCTGGTGCCCTCGCTAAACCCTGATGGACAGGAGAAGGCCCTCCTTGCA GGTTCAGAGCTGAGTGGATGGACCACCGGCCACTGGACCGCGGATGGACACGACATCTTCCAGAACTTTCCAGACCTGAACAGTGTGTTGTGGGAGGCCGAGGACCGGGGCATGGTGCCCAAGATCACCCCCAACCACCACGTCCCCATCTCTGGAGACCTGGAGAGGAACagttcg ATCTCCGTGGAGACGCGACACATCATCTCGTGGATGGAAAGCATCCCGTTCGTGCTGGGCGCCAACCTGCAGGGCGGAGAGAAAGTCGTGGCTTATCCCTACGACAACATGCGCCTGGCCAAGAAAGCTGACAGCCACGACCAGAGGACACACAGCCGCAAGAAGAGACA ATACGAGGAGGAAGGATACGACGTGACGGAGTGGGGGCGGGGCTACCAGGAGGAGCCTGATTGGAGGGACCGGGGACACAGGGAGGAGCCCGAGGAGGATTGGAGAATACAGGGACACGGGCACGAGAGCTACGGGCACGAGAGCCACGGGGGTGAAGGGTACGACCACAGAGGTTATGAGCACGGAGGGTATGAACGTGAAGGTTACGAGCATGGCGGGTACGAGCATGGGGGCCACGAGGGCTAcgggcagagggaggaggaggaggatgacagaGGGCGAGGGGGCTACCGGGACTCGGAGCCGGAGGACGAGCCCAGAGCTACGGCGGACGCCTCCCTGTTCAGGTGGCTGGCCATCTCCTACGCCTCCACCCACCTGAGCATGACGCGCTCCCACCACGGCGGCTGCCACGGCAACGACGTCACCGGAGGGCAGGGGATCGTCAACCGGGCCAGGTGGAAACCCGTCGCAGGAA GCATGAATGACTTCAGCTACCTGCACACCAACTGTTTTGAGCTGTCCATGTTCCTGGGCTGTGACAAGTTCCCTCACCAGACTGAGCTGCTGTCAGAATGGGAGAATAACAGGGAGGCCATGCTCATCTTCATGGAAcag GTGCATCGTGGGATACGGGGCATAGTCAAGGACCAGGAAGGAAACGCCCTCGGCAACGCCACTGTCTCCGTGGAGGGGGTTAGCCATGATGTCACCACAG GAGTCTCAGGGGACTACTGGCGCCTGCTGAACCCAGGGGAGTATCGAGTGACGGTGCGGGCTGAAGgcttctcccccctcaccaAGCTGTGCGTGGTGGGCTACGAGCCTGGAGCTACCGCCTGCAGCTTCACCCTGGCCAAGTCCAACTGGGACCGCATCAAACAG ATCATGGCCCTGCATGGCAACAAACCCATCCGCCTGCTCAGCCACGGCAACGGCGGCTCACGCCGGAATACAGAAGTCGGCGGCAACAGGCGCCCTGCCTTCGGCAACGGAGGCGTCGCCGTGGATCCCGAGATGCGGCGCATGCGTCTGAGGAAGCTGCGGCTCGCCCGGCTACGCCGCCTACGGCAGGAGAGACTGATGAGGGCCACGACCACGTCGCCCCCGACAACCACGACGGTCGCCACGACGACAGAGAGCACCACTGCCTGGTACGACTTCCCGTGGGACAAGTCGACGTCGGAAGGGTTCACCGACTCCATCCTGGATTACAACTACGAGATTAAGGTTGATGATTACTGA
- the npc1l1 gene encoding NPC1-like intracellular cholesterol transporter 1: protein MTCLAALVTLLSCLGLSTALHEPGFCAFYEECGKNPGKPPGLLPAIVPCLNYSPARSLKGEHYRRLKQVCPMLDQGENSTQACCSLTQLKSLESSLILSKAILLRCPSCADNFAHLHCINTCSPNQTQTVKVTETTNVTILGVQRTVVLAYQAFLSTTFAEGSFQSCKNVRIPATGGFAIATMCGRYGAKLCTAQRWYDFQGDSGNGLAPFDIDFQLVPPGVTEGLPEGVVPYAGRALRCNQTTATGGAACSCQDCQDSCPVVAPPSPPAGAFRLLGADGYLVVCIILLCLLMAAFLLYLMVGYYVRREERKRGAGREKGKDGNGNELKERLLVPSDVSCTDRNSLAAQEFLGSLFQTWGTIMASHPLKVLLVAAVVVVAFATGLMHIELTTDPIQLWSAPDSQARREKDFHDKYFDPFFRTNQLILTAPGRPSHIYDSLLFGKQNFSGIVSKDLIMQLLELQSRIQNITFWSDDLNRTASLKDICFAPLNPNDPSLTDCAVNSLPQYFQNSVANLNAKVNMTELGVTKEVDWRDHFIYCVNSPLSFQDITDLRLSCMADYGGPVFPFLAVGGYDKDDFTAAEALIMTFSLNNYARENPKFKVALEWEQMFLNIVQEYQRDPKTNFTFAYMAERSLEDEINRTTSEDIPIFMISYLVIFIYIAVALGEYSSCKRILVDSKFLVGLGGILVVGCSVLASMGFYAWIGIPSSLVILQVVPFLVLAVGADNIFIFVLEHQRDMRRSGETREEQIGRVLGNVAPSMLLCSLSESVCFFLGALSTMPAVKSFALYAALAVLMDFILQMTAFVALLSLDARRQDGNRCELACCVTVTTQRPTKPNEGFLLPLMRKYYAPFLLHPISRVVVMVVFLFMFCSSIYLMFHVTVGLDQELAMPEGSYMLDYFKYLYKYFEVGVPTYFVTTKGFNFNSVAGMNATCSSVGCDPFSLTQKIQYATEYPELSYMEIPANSWVDDFIDWLNPGGGCCRIYTRGPNIGKFCPANETAPFMCLRKCVQTPSDGVLRPTVDEFSRFLPDFLGNRPDLQCPKGGLGAYDKAVVTDPNTGEIIASRFMAYHTPLTTSREFTAALEKARELAHNITMGMRAIPGTSPDFEVFPYTVTYVFYEQYLTIVPEGLFNISLCLLPTFVVCCLLLGMDLRSGLLNLLTIVMITVDTVGVMTLWGIDYNAVALINLVTAVGISVEFVSHLTRSFALSIKPTQVERAKEAVTTMGSAVFAGVAMTNLPGIVVLAFAKAQLIKIFFFRLNLVITLLGLVHGLVFLPVLLTYFGPGVNKAVLLKLQQDKAQASQDLDPSSNYVYVNQSFHHHEAPSGPAPPTPSQASQDRSSKHVHEDLELHSKNIHEELSTEKTAQPPSPTSDPSVTPDTKAQDSFVLKF from the exons ATGACCTGCCTCGCCGCTCTGGTCACTCTGCTGTCTTGTCTG gGCTTGTCCACGGCGCTCCATGAGCCGGGCTTCTGTGCCTTCTATGAAGAGTGTGGGAAGAACCCCGGTAAGCCCCCGGGCCTCCTCCCTGCCATCGTCCCCTGCCTCAACTACAGCCCCGCACGCTCGCTGAAGGGAGAACACTACCGCaggctcaaacag GTGTGCCCCATGCTGGACCAGGGAGAGAACAGCACTCAGGCCTGCTGCTCCCTGACCCAGCTCAAGTCCCTGGAGAGTAGCCTGATCCTCTCCAAGGCCATCCTCCTCCGATGCCCCTCCTGCGCCGACAACTTTGCCCACCTGCACTGCATCAACACCTGCAGCCCTAACCAGACCCAGACAGTCAAAGTCACCGAGACCACCAACGTCACCATCCTAGGGGTGCAGCGCACCGTCGTGTTAGCCTACCAAGCCTTCCTCTCCACCACGTTCGCCGAAGGTTCCTTCCAGTCCTGCAAGAACGTCCGCATCCCTGCCACGGGTGGCTTCGCCATCGCTACCATGTGCGGCCGTTACGGCGCCAAGCTCTGCACCGCCCAGCGCTGGTACGACTTCCAGGGCGACTCCGGCAACGGCCTGGCGCCCTTCGACATCGACTTCCAGCTGGTCCCCCCGGGCGTCACCGAGGGGCTGCCGGAGGGAGTGGTGCCCTACGCGGGACGGGCACTGAGGTGCAACCAGACCACGGCGACTGGGGGGGCGGCGTGCTCGTGTCAGGACTGCCAGGACTCGTGTCCGGTCGTggcccctccctcgccccccgcCGGGGCCTTCAGGCTGCTGGGAGCGGACGGCTACCTGGTGGTGTGCATCATCCTGCTCTGCCTGCTGATGGCTGCCTTCCTGCTCTACCTGATGGTGGGTTACTacgtgaggagggaggagaggaagaggggcgcGGGGCGTGAGAAGGGAAAGGACGGGAACGGGAACGAGCTGAAGGAGCGTCTGCTGGTGCCGTCGGACGTGTCGTGCACGGACAGGAACAGCCTGGCCGCTCAGGAGTTCCTGGGCTCCCTCTTCCAGACCTGGGGCACCATCATGGCCTCGCACCCGCTCAAG GTGCTGCTGGTGGCGGCTGTAGTGGTAGTGGCCTTCGCCACGGGCCTCATGCACATCGAGCTGACTACAGACCCTATCCAGCTGTGGTCTGCCCCTGACAGCCAGGCACGCAGAGAGAAGGACTTCCACGACAAGTACTTCGACCCGTTCTTCAGAACCAACCAGTTGATCCTGACTGCTCCGGGGCGGCCCAGTCACATCTACGACTCGCTGCTGTTCGGGAAGCAGAACTTCAGTGGGATTGTTTCCAAAGATCTCATCATGCAGCTGCTGGAACTCCAGAGCCGCATCCAG AACATCACGTTCTGGTCTGACGACTTGAATCGCACCGCAAGCCTGAAAGACATTTGCTTCGCACCCCTGAACCCAAACGACCCCAGCCTGACAGACTGTGCCGTCAACAGCCTTCCACAGTACTTCCAGAACAGTGTGGCGAACCTGAACGCCAAGGTCAACATGACGGAGCTGGGAGTGACCAAGGAGGTGGACTGGAGGGATCACTTCATCTACTGTGTCAA CTCCCCGCTCTCCTTCCAGGACATCACCGACCTGCGCCTCAGCTGCATGGCAGACTACGGCGGTCCTGTCTTCCCCTTCCTTGCTGTGGGAGGCTACGACA AGGACGACTTCACAGCGGCAGAAGCTCTGATCATGACCTTCTCCCTGAACAACTACGCTCGCGAAAACCCCAAGTTCAAAGTGGCCTTGGAGTGGGAACAGATGTTCCTAAACATCGTCCAGGAGTACCAGCGAGACCCcaaaactaacttcacctttGCTTACATGGCAGAG AGGTCTCTGGAGGATGAGATCAACAGGACCACATCGGAGGATATTCCCATCTTCATGATCAGCTACCTGGTCATCTTCATCTACATCGCCGTGGCGCTGGGAGAATACTCCTCCTGCAAACGCATTCTG GTGGACTCCAAGTTCCTTGTTGGTCTGGGGGGGATCCTGGTGGTGGGCTGCTCTGTGCTAGCCTCCATGGGCTTCTACGCCTGGATTggcatcccctcctccctggtcaTCCTGCAGGTGGTGCCCTtcctggtgctggctgtgggggCCGACAACATCTTCATCTTCGTCCTTGAGCACCAg AGAGACATgcggaggtcaggagagaccagggaggagcAGATCGGACGCGTCCTGGGGAACGTGGCTCCCAGTATGCTCCTCTGCAGCCTGTCAGAGTCTGTCTGCTTCTTCCTAG GGGCTCTGAGCACTATGCCAGCGGTCAAGTCCTTTGCCCTCTACGCTGCCCTGGCCGTGCTCATGGACTTCATCCTCCAGATGACTGCCTTCgtcgccctcctctccctcgacGCCCGGCGACAGGACGGCAACCGCTGCGAGCTGGCCTGCTGCGTCACCGTGACAACCCAGCGCCCCACCAAGCCCAACGAGGGCTTCCTGCTCCCCCTGATGAGGAAGTACTACGCCCCCTTCCTGCTCCACCCAATCAGCAGGGTTGTGGTG atggTTGTGTTCCTCTTCATGTTCTGCAGCTCAATCTACCTCATGTTCCATGTGACCGTCGGACTGGACCAAGAGCTGGCCATGCCCGAG gGTTCCTACATGTTGGACTACTTCAAGTACCTGTACAAGTACTTTGAGGTGGGTGTTCCCACCTACTTTGTGACCACCAAGGGCTTCAACTTCAACAGCGTGGCGGGGATGAACGCCACCTGCTCCAGCGTGGGCTGCGACCCCTTCTCCCTCACACAGAAGATCCAGTACGCCACCGAGTACCCCGAGCT gtcctaCATGGAGATCCCTGCTAACTCCTGGGTGGATGACTTCATAGACTGGCTGAACCCTGGGGGTGGTTGCTGCCGCATCTACACTAGGGGCCCCAACATCGGAAAGTTCTGCCCAGCTAACGAAA CGGCTCCGTTTATGTGCTTGAGGAAGTGTGTGCAGACTCCGTCAGACGGGGTCCTCAGACCCACTGTGGACGAGTTCAGCCGCTTCCTGCCTGACTTCCTGGGCAACAGGCCTGACCTGCAGTGTCCCAAAGG cGGTTTAGGGGCCTACGACAAGGCTGTAGTGACAGACCCAAACACAGGGGAAATCATAG CGTCTAGATTCATGGCATACCACACGCCCCTCACCACCTCCCGGGAGTTCACCGCAGCGCTGGAGAAGGCCAGGGAGCTGGCCCACAACATCACCATGGGGATGAGGGCCATACCGGGCACCTCGCCAGACTTCGAGGTCTTCCCCTACAC GGTGACCTATGTCTTCTACGAGCAGTACCTGACCATTGTTCCCGAGGGCCTGTTCAACATCTCCCTGTGCCTGCTGCCCACCTTCGTGGTGTGCTGCCTCCTGCTGGGCATGGACCTGCGCTCCGGCCTGCTCAACCTGCTCACCATCGTCATGATCACCGTGGATACGGTGGGGGTCATGACCCTGTGGGGCATCGACTACAACGCCGTGGCGCTCATCAACCTGGTCACG GCTGTTGGGATCTCTGTGGAGTTTGTGTCTCACCTGACACGCTCCTTTGCACTCAGCATCAAGCCCACGCAGGTCGAGCGAGCCAAGGAAGCGGTCACCACCATGGGCAGTGCG GTGTTTGCGGGCGTTGCCATGACGAACCTTCCCGGGATTGTGGTGCTGGCGTTTGCCAAGGCTCAGCTGATCAAGATCTTCTTCTTCCGTCTGAACCTGGTGATCACTCTCCTGGGCCTGGTCCACGGGCTTGTCTTCCTGCCTGTGCTGCTCACTTACTTtg gccctgGGGTGAacaaggctgtcctcctcaagtTGCAGCAGGACAAAGCCCAGGCCTCCCAGGACCTGGATCCCAGCAGTAATTACGTCTACGTGAACCAGAGCTTCCACCACCACGAGGCCCCCTCGGGCCCGGCTCCTCCAACCCCCTCCCAGGCCTCCCAGGACCGGAGCAGCAAGCATGTCCACGAGGACCTGGAGCTGCACAGCAAGAACATCCATGAGGAACTGAGCACCGAAAAAACAGCCCAACCACCTTCGCCCACCTCCGATCCCTCCGTAACCCCGGACACAAAAGCACAGGATTCGTTCGTTTTGAAGTTCTGA